The genomic DNA ACCCGTTGACCAGCGCCGGGCGCGTGACCACCGGGACGTTGTCGTTCCGGTCCACGATCCTCAGCCGCACGGCGGCGCTGCCGGAGAGGGGCGGGGCCCCGCCGTCAGTGGCGGTCACGCGCAGCTCCAGGTGTTTGGTCACCTCGTAGTTGAAGCTCCGGAGCGCGTAGAGCGCGCCGGTGGCGGGGTCGAGCGACACGAAGGTGGACACCGGCGGGCCcgagggggggggcgtgtccgCCAGCCGGTAGCTCACCTCCCCGTTGGCCCCGGTGTCCGCGTCCCGCGCCCCCACCGTGGCGATGAGCGCCCCGGGGGCGTTGTTCTCCGGCACCGACACCTCGTACAGCGGCTGGCCGAACACGGGGGGGTTGTCGTTCACGTCCGTTAACCGGATGGTGTAGCGCGTCACGGTCCTGAGGGGGGGGGCGCCCAGGTCCTCGGCCACCACCGTCAGGTTGTACTCCGGGATGTCCTCCCGGTCCAGCGGCCCGGTGCTGACGATCATGAAGCTGTCCTCGTAGGCCTGCTGCAGCCGGAAGTGGGCGTGTCCGTGCAGGCTGCAGCGCACCTGTCCGTTGGCCCCCGCGTCCCGGTCCGCGGTGCTCACCAGCGCCACGAAGCTCTCGCGCGCCGCCGCCTCCGTGACGTAAGCGACGCCCGCCGTGATGGACGTCATGGGGGTGATGGACACCTCGGGGGGGTTGTCGTTGACGTCGCGCACCTGCACCACCACCTTACaggtggagggggcggggctggggccCAGGTCGGTGGCGGTCACGTGCAGCTCGTAGGTGGTCTTCAGCTCGAAGTCCAGCGGCCCCCCCAGCGTCAGCCGCCCAGACTTCCGGTCCACGCGGAACAGCCGCCGCACCTCCTCCGGGACCTGCTCCCCGAACCCGAACACCACCTCCCCGTTCGGACCCTCATCCGGGTCCTCCGCccgcagctgcagcaggagcgcGCCCACGGGCGCGTCCTCGCGCACGTCCACCGACACGCTGTTCCGCTCGAACACCGGGCTGTTGTCGTTGTAGTCTCTCACCTTGACGTGAACGCGCGTGGTTCCGCTGCGGGACGGGGTCCCGCCGTCCGCGGCCACGAGCTCCAGCGTGTGCGCGCCCTGCGTCTCCCGGTCCAGCTCCTTCATCAGGACCAGCTCCGCGTACTTGACCCCGTCCGCGCGGCTCAGGACGTCCACGGTGAAGTGGGGGTCCGCGGACAGCCGGTAGGTCTGGATGTAGTTCGCTCCTACGTCATCATCCACCGCCGAGTCCAGCGGGACGCGCGCCCCCACGGCGGTGTTCTCCGACAGCTCCAGGCTCCACTCCTTCCGGGGGAACTCGGGGGGGTGGTCGTTGATGTCCCGGACCTCCACCTCCACGTGGAGCAGCTGGaactccccccctccctcccggGAGAACCGGATCACGTCGAACGCGAGGAGGCACCGGGCGGCGCGGCGGCACAGCCGCTCCCGGTCGATGCGCTCCCCCACCGTCAGCTGGCCGTCCCCCTCCCGCAGGCGGACGAACGACGAGTTGAACTGTTTCATCATCCTGAAGCTGCTCCGGGACCCCCCcgcggggggggagggggagacgTCCTTGGCCAAGTTACCGATCACCGTCCCCGGTGCGTCCTCTTCACACGTCTGGTACTTCACGGTTTTCCCGCGCGCCCCCGCGGCCATCGCCAGGTAGACGCACGCGACCCACAGCCGTCCGGTTCCGGTCATCATCACGTGATCAGCCCGGACCGCTCCGGTCCCGGGTCGTGGCGGTTCCGGTAGAGTTGAGGCGGAACTCCGGTTGTGTCTGCGCGTAAAGACGCAGCGAGGTTCATCCGCGCTCCTCCGGGGGGGGGTCCGCTCTCAGGGCTGCGGCGTCTGCGGGAGGCTTTATAGGGGGAGGCATGCAAATGAGCGGCGCTGTGACCAATGAGCGCtttgctggggggtgggggggggggacagggacTTCTGAAGGACTCCAACCGGAGCGGATTCCTGCGCGCTCCCGTCCGAACCGGGAGGATTGAATACCGGAGAGTTTCCGGTGCGTGTTTACGTTaatgggggggggcggggggggcagaGATGCGCAGTGTCCCTGAGCTAGAGGACAAAGCGTTAGAACAGGAGCTCCGTCCCCCCCCCCGACCCGGGCCGACAGATCACTGGGACGGGTACTGTGTGACGTCACCGCCCCGGTTCCCATATACATTCccaaatacatcccataataatacaTCTCCGCTCTACTATTACCCCCCCCCCGGGTGTAATCCGGTAACCGGATCCGTGAAACGGATTCTAACGGGACTCACATCCGGTCACGAGACGtctcgtgcccccccccccaaacaacccccccccccaaagaaacCCCCAAAGTACTCATGCGCGCGCGCAGCTTTCTATATGAACCCGTTACGAATgggatttggggggggggggtccagtggGGGGGTTCAATAGTCAGATTATATCAGAGGCGCATGAAGCCCTCGTTAGGGGCGGCGGGATAAAGGCCccgcggggggggggctgcagccGTTCACACCGGTATTGTGGCCCCTGAGCCCCCCCCACATAACTGCAGCATAATGAGGCTAAGCTGCAGGCGGCCTTTGTCCCGGTCCTTCATTCCGGGAGGGGGGAGATGAATTGTCCCGAACCCCCCCACTTCACAGGACCCCCACCGGACCCCCCCACTATTAAAAGACGTTTAGACACGACCGGGGGCCCCGTCACGGCTCTTTAAGCGattttctcattctctctctcacacacactcacacacacacacacacacacacacacacacacacacactcacacacagacacacacagacacactcacacacacacacacacacacacacacactcacacacacacacacacacacagacacacacacaaactcacacacacacacacacagacacatacacagacacacacacacacacacacacacacacacacacggacacacacacaaactcacacacacacacacacactcacacacacacacacagacacacacacaaacacactcacacacacacacacacacactcacagacacacacacagacacacacacacacacacacacacacacacacacacacagacacacacagacacacacacaaactcacacacacacactcacacacacacacacagacacacacacacacacacggacacacacacaaactcacacacacacacacacacactcacacacacacacacagacacacacacaaacacactcacacacacacacacacacactcacagacacacacacagacacacacacacacacacacacacacacacacacagacacacacagacacacacacaaactcacacacacacactcacacacacacacacagacacaaacacacacactcacacacacacacacagacacacacacaaacacactcacacacacacacacacacacacagacacacacacacacacacagacacacacacaaacacactcacacacacacacacacaacacacacacacacacacacacacacacacacactcacagacacacacacacacacacacacaaacccacacacacactcacacacacagacacacacacacacacaaacccacacacacactcacacacacagacacacacagacacacacacaaacacactcacacacacacacacaaactcacacacacacacacacacaaactcacacacacacacacacacagacacacacagacacacacagacacacacacaaacacactcacacacacacacacacacacacacacacacacactctcacacacacacacacacacagacacacacacaaactcacacacacacacacacagacacatacacagacacacacacacacacacacacagacacacacacaaactcacacacacacacacacagacacatacacagacacacacacacacacacacacacacacacacacacggacacacacacaaactcacacacacacacacacactcacacacacacacacagacacacacacaaacacactcacacacacacacacacacactcacagacacacacacagacacacacacacacacacacacacacacagacacacacagacacacacacaaactcacacacacacactcacacacacacactcacacacacacacacagacacacacacacacacacggacacacacacaaactcacacacacacacacacacactcacacacacacacacagacacacacacaaacacactcacacacacacacacacacactcacagacacacacacagacacacacacacacacacacacacacacacacacagacacacacagacacacacacaaactcacacacacacactcacacacacacacacagacacacacacaaacacacacactcacacacacacacacagacacacacacaaacacactcacacacacacacacacacacacagacacacacacacacacacagacacacacacaaacacactcacacacacacacacacaacacacacacacacacacacacacacacacacactcacagacacacacacacacacacacacaaacccacacacacactcacacacacagacacacacacacacacacacaaacccacacacacactcacacacacagacacacacagacacacacacaaacacactcacacacacacacacaaactcacacacacacacacacacacacaaactcacacacacacacacacacagacacacacagacacacacagacacacacacaaacacactcacacacacacacacacacacacacacacacacacactctcacacacacacacacacacacacacacacacacacacacacacacacacacacacacacacacacacacacacacacacacacacacactcacaggtcTCTAAAGAGCCCATCTGGACAGCAGCTCGTGTCCGGTATGACGTCACTGTGACGACATaatccgaccccccccccccactggaaaCATCAAGTTCTGGTCCAGAGCTGCTCACGTGCGTCGTTGCTATTGGCTACAGGTGTGTTTCCGGGATCCGAACCCAGACCTCATCCAGGGGGTTCGGTGATGACGTCATCCGCCCGGTCCGGGGCGCGTGAGAAAGACggtgtttacccccccccccagacggaACAATCCAACCCAGATCACATGATCTGAGTCTCGCCTCGCGGATTAAATCCTCTGCACGTGcacgtgcgcgcgtgtgtgcgcgcatcaCAAAGAGACGTTTAAAGACTTTTTCTaacccccccctcaaaaaaaagcaaagctgTCATCTGAAGGACACACACCTAAGAAAGCATCACGTGACCGTCGTGTCGGTGCACGCGAGTTCAACAAAAGCGGAATTAGAGAGtctgacccccccgccccccggccCCCACCTCCATTCTTCAGGGGACACATTAGCATTTTCtttaacatatataaatatatctttAGAGACCCCCCCCATTCATTGTGCTCACGTTTGCTCTCGTGATCGTGGGTATTTtgtgggggtgttggggggggtccTCTTGTCGGGCTTAAAGCTTTCAGATGGAAATGGGTGATTTGGAGTCTTTGTGCAGCGGATCAgcgctggggggtggggggcagtgtttgtgtgtgggagggggtcTCTAATAGAATCGATCatagcacccccccccactccactccACTCTCCTCAACTCGCGTGCCATCACAAGCAGAGCCCTAATTGGTTCCCAGCACTAATTATCCAATTacccccctcctgccccccccggCCTCTTCATCTAttgatggagctgatgaagaCTGATCAGCTCCGAGTGCCCCCCACTCCAGAAGCCCCTGACCCCCCGGTGGAGGGCCCTCACCGACACCGACCCGGTCCGCTCCGGGAGGTCACGTGATCAAGTGGATAACCGGCCAATCAGATCCTTTGTGTCGTTTCAAAagctttaaataaagttttacagCCTCACGCGCCCTGGTGTTATTATCATGTTTATTGGAGGTAGCGGTCGTTaccggaccccccccccggttCCGGTTCTGGATCTGTTCACACCTGTTGGTGAAACCGCTTCAGACGGTCCGCATGAAACTCTAATTCATGCGTAATTACGCATGAATTACGCGTAATGCAGCTGGAACAAGCCGCTGGGGGGGCTCTCCTGACGTTCGGACCGGGACCAGACGGATCCCTTCCGGTTCCgtgagagcccccccccccaccagccccccccccccacaccagccccccccccgtccatcTGCCGCTGACCGCAGCAACACTTTGAATAAATTCCAGCCGACAAACAAAGAGCTTAACGCGTCTGAACGCAGCTTTTTACTCCCCAGTACAGatctgacgggggggggggggctttagtGCCGCCGGAGTGACCGGTGTAAAGAAATCTGTCCCGGGACACCCCCACTGTAAAGAAATCTGTCCCGGGACACTCCCCCTGCGCTTCCACTTCATTACCGGTTTTGTGTGCGGGAGCGCGCAATCTGTGCGGCCgggcccccccgcccccgccagCTTTCTAATGACTTTCCAATGATGATTTAAAGGCGCGCGGGGTCGTTTCCATccaaacgccccccccccccccccaaccccaacccgaACCCACCCCCACGTCCCCCCCTCATTCCTCCTTTCAGCGCCTGTGGAGCTCCTCCTTTTGTGTGGATCGTTTCCATCACTGACATCCAGAGgtcaggggggggggctcataAAGGTTCAGGGGGGAGGGTACCGTTAGCCCCCCCCACCCGACGTGTCATGAATGTAAGTTCGGTTAAAGCGCGGCCTGAAGTGAACGCCTGACGTCATGAAAGCTCCAGGCTGGAGTGTGTGCAcctgatggagggggggggggtggaggtggacgaCTTAaagggtgggggtgtgtggctcctcttcctctcaccatcatcatcatcaccatcgtcacaGCTGGTCGGATGCGGATCAGCCTGATCCGGACCCTTCCTGGTTCTTCCGGCGTCTGCAGGCGGTCCTGCTGATGTCACACGTCTGTCACATGACTCCATCCCTGACCTCACCTGTTCATCTCCTCCCACGGCCGATGtttgtgttgctatggtaaccaTCATCAGTCACAGGACTGTGTTCACCCGTACAGGAGCATCGATGGGCCTTCAGGTGATCAGTCTGATCGAGAGTTATCAATGCGGATCAATGTGTCCCCGTCAACCACGCTGTGTCGATCAGGAGGAAACAACATGtggaagctgaagctgaagcagaggctgaaactgaatctgaatctgaatctgaatctgaatctgaagcagaagctgaagcagaaacaggagcaggagcaggaacagaagctgaatctgaatctgaatctgaatctgaagctgaagcagaagctgaatttgaatctgaatctgaatctgaatctgaatctgaagcagaagctgaagcagaaacaggagcaggaacaggaacagaagctgaatctgaatctgaatctgaagctgaatctgaagctgaagctgaagcagaagctgaagcagaaacaggaaCAGAAGCTGAAGCCGaagctgaagcagaaacaggagcaggaacaggaacagaagctgaatctgaatctgaatctgaagCTGAATCTGAAGCTGAAGCCGAATCCGAAGCTGAAGCTGAAtcagaagctgaagctgaagctgaagctgaagctgaagctgaatcagaagctgaagctgaagctgaatcagaagctgaagctgaagcgctctgcagcagacagtgaATGTGTGATAAACAGATGCTGTTTGTGTTCTACATTTTCAGCTCTGGGTGTCatcaaagaaggaaaacaagtgTTTGTTCAGAGCCC from Antennarius striatus isolate MH-2024 chromosome 18, ASM4005453v1, whole genome shotgun sequence includes the following:
- the LOC137612522 gene encoding protocadherin-8-like: MMTGTGRLWVACVYLAMAAGARGKTVKYQTCEEDAPGTVIGNLAKDVSPSPPAGGSRSSFRMMKQFNSSFVRLREGDGQLTVGERIDRERLCRRAARCLLAFDVIRFSREGGGEFQLLHVEVEVRDINDHPPEFPRKEWSLELSENTAVGARVPLDSAVDDDVGANYIQTYRLSADPHFTVDVLSRADGVKYAELVLMKELDRETQGAHTLELVAADGGTPSRSGTTRVHVKVRDYNDNSPVFERNSVSVDVREDAPVGALLLQLRAEDPDEGPNGEVVFGFGEQVPEEVRRLFRVDRKSGRLTLGGPLDFELKTTYELHVTATDLGPSPAPSTCKVVVQVRDVNDNPPEVSITPMTSITAGVAYVTEAAARESFVALVSTADRDAGANGQVRCSLHGHAHFRLQQAYEDSFMIVSTGPLDREDIPEYNLTVVAEDLGAPPLRTVTRYTIRLTDVNDNPPVFGQPLYEVSVPENNAPGALIATVGARDADTGANGEVSYRLADTPPPSGPPVSTFVSLDPATGALYALRSFNYEVTKHLELRVTATDGGAPPLSGSAAVRLRIVDRNDNVPVVTRPALVNGSADVPLPRDAPSGYVVTRVEARDADEGVNAQLTFGLAPGGPSLFSVDTDTGELRLNRALSGDVHEPLRVTVTVTDNGTPALSSSAVLRVLIVAGPPPGHRAAARPPGSAGGEARAPPGGAWDLSVVIIVVLAGSCALLLLAIVLIATSCNRRARDKTGDDGDEYGEKERAPERGRAHLVDNPLLPLHGGVVGFEDAAHPPPGGGGDMCSASEDGSVHEPEKPRGNKHEGYSVLPGYGPRGVRPVTVWKGNAYATITARPPAFSGKDSGKGDSDFNDSDSDVSGDTGPKREGGAPVGGGQNALWACTSECKVLGHSDRCWSPTGGRAHATPSPAPTLSSFGVPPRTASLPRDPHRRDNYYQAHLPKTVGLQSVYEKVLLGGLDYVLVTPPSDATLPVYTPTPTHRPSGDA